In the genome of Tropicibacter oceani, one region contains:
- the kynU gene encoding kynureninase, with amino-acid sequence MGIPLPRKDLFHLPDGVIYLDGNSLGALPRAAQARTAQVLQDEWGDLLIKAWNDAGWMALPQKIGDRIAPLIGAPAGSVAMGDTLSIKVYQALGAAVKMRPGRRVILSDSGNFPSDLYMAQGLIDLLGQGYELRTPAPEDAAQAITDEVAVVMLTQVDYRTGRMHDMAAITKRAHDAGAVMLWDLAHSAGAVPVDLTACGAEFAVGCTYKYLNGGPGAPAFIYARPDLIESVDPVLSGWLGHAAPFAMEPGYRPAMSTERLRVGTPSIVQFAILDSALDAWDGVDMADLRAASLTLSELFIQQVEARCPMLRLASPRDPDLRGSQVSFAFEHGYPAMRALIDRGVIGDFRAPDIMRFGFTPLYLDEADILAAADIIADVMTTQAWRAPKYQVRSAVT; translated from the coding sequence ATGGGCATCCCCCTTCCCCGCAAAGACCTGTTTCACCTGCCTGATGGCGTCATCTATCTTGATGGCAATTCGCTGGGCGCATTGCCGCGTGCCGCGCAGGCCCGCACCGCGCAGGTGTTGCAGGATGAATGGGGCGATCTGCTGATCAAGGCCTGGAACGATGCCGGGTGGATGGCCCTGCCGCAAAAGATCGGCGACCGCATCGCGCCGCTGATCGGCGCGCCTGCCGGGTCGGTGGCCATGGGCGACACCCTGTCGATCAAGGTCTATCAGGCGCTTGGCGCGGCGGTGAAAATGCGCCCGGGGCGCCGCGTGATCCTGTCCGACAGCGGCAATTTCCCCTCGGATCTCTACATGGCGCAGGGGCTGATCGACCTTTTGGGTCAGGGCTATGAATTGCGCACCCCCGCGCCCGAAGACGCGGCGCAGGCCATCACCGACGAGGTGGCCGTGGTGATGCTGACGCAGGTCGATTACCGCACCGGCCGGATGCACGACATGGCCGCGATCACCAAGCGCGCCCATGACGCGGGCGCGGTCATGCTGTGGGATCTGGCGCATAGCGCCGGGGCCGTGCCGGTTGACCTGACGGCCTGCGGCGCCGAATTCGCTGTCGGCTGCACCTATAAATACCTCAATGGCGGCCCCGGTGCGCCCGCCTTCATCTATGCCCGCCCCGACCTGATCGAAAGCGTCGATCCGGTGTTGTCCGGCTGGCTTGGCCACGCCGCCCCCTTCGCGATGGAGCCGGGCTATCGCCCCGCCATGTCCACCGAACGGCTGCGCGTCGGCACGCCGTCCATCGTGCAATTCGCCATTCTCGACAGCGCTCTGGACGCATGGGACGGCGTCGACATGGCCGATCTGCGCGCCGCCTCGCTGACCCTGTCCGAGCTGTTCATCCAGCAGGTCGAGGCCCGCTGCCCGATGCTGCGCCTTGCCTCGCCGCGCGACCCCGATCTGCGCGGCTCTCAGGTGTCCTTTGCCTTCGAGCATGGCTATCCCGCGATGCGCGCCCTGATCGACCGCGGCGTGATCGGCGATTTCCGTGCGCCCGACATCATGCGCTTTGGCTTCACGCCGCTTTACCTGGATGAGGCCGACATTCTGGCCGCCGCCGACATCATCGCCGATGTGATGACCACGCAGGCATGGCGCGCCCCGAAATATCAGGTCCGCTCGGCCGTGACGTAA